In Oreochromis niloticus isolate F11D_XX linkage group LG18, O_niloticus_UMD_NMBU, whole genome shotgun sequence, one genomic interval encodes:
- the LOC109195687 gene encoding eukaryotic translation initiation factor 5B-like: MDPTFVSENLASWAVQTSAADMKQQQEANRMAESETVQELKDALHFATQELKTAKEENAYLKEKIAVLEDAHKMEVSSLQEELKLKDEALQRCVKKRRAQTKAWVELLHESTIKDMEINTREQHWSSKWQSTEKSLKEEKKKVEELQIKNKLLFEKLQENLDKWKNVLQELAPNADHQEETLETNSHEEKLENHEGEEEGTDKPRKDKKKQEEKEEKQETEEEIEGNLERKSDEKMEDKTATEDLNPNLCLVPIPLTPSDSCPLPPAPTPQLNPSASSLPYPLSRALSYSTPSSYSLRHTLSLHTFPQSSSQPYSVSRAPSYYLPLFSKPVQPLNSNEIFDLLFCSF; encoded by the exons ATGGACCCAACGTTTGTCTCAGAAAATCTG GCATCTTGGGCAGTGCAGACGAGCGCTGCTGATatgaaacagcagcaggaagCTAACAGGATGGCTGAAAGTGAAACGGTGCAAGAATTAAAAGATGCACTCCATTTTGCCACTCAGGAGTTGAAGACTGCAAAGGAGGAAAATGCATACTTAAAGGAGAAGATTGCCGTCCTTGAAGATGCTCACAAAATGGAAGTGAGTAGCCTCCAAGAAGAGCTCAAACTCAAGGATGAGGCGCTTCAAAGATGTGTGAAGAAAAGAAGAGCTCAAACCAAAGCCTGGGTAGAACTCCTGCATGAATCGACGATAAAAGACATGGAGATAAACACCAGGGAACAACACTGGAGCAGCAAGTGGCAATCAACCGAGAAGAGCCtgaaagaggagaagaaaaaagtggAGGAGCTCCAAATTAAGAACAAGCTTCTGTTTGAGAAATTACAGGAAAATCTGGACAAATGGAAGAACGTCCTTCAG GAGCTTGCACCCAATGCTGACCACCAGGAAGAAACCCTGGAAACAAATTCCCAtgaagaaaaactggaaaaccaCGAGGGAGAAGAGGAGGGAACGGACAAACCAAGAAAGGACAAGAAAAAGCaggaagaaaaggaggaaaagcAGGAGACAGAAGAGGAGATCGAAGGAAACCTCGAGAGAAAAAGTGACGAGAAGATGGAAGATAAAACAGCAACTGAAGATCTAAACCCAAACCTCTGCCTGGTTCCCATCCCTCTCACTCCCTCCGACTCTTGCCCTTTACCACCTGCCCCTACACCCCAACTCAACCCCTCTGCCTCCTCCCTACCTTACCCACTCTCTCGTGCCCTTTCCTACTCTACACCCAGCTCGTATTCTTTACGCCACACCCTTAGTCTCCACACCTTCCCCCAATCCTCCTCCCAACCTTACTCGGTCTCTCGTGCTCCCTCCTACTATTTACCCTTGTTTTCCAAACCTGTGCAGCCCCTAAACTCTAATGAAATTTTTGATCtgcttttttgttcattttaa
- the LOC109195685 gene encoding eukaryotic translation initiation factor 5B-like, with product MDPTFVSENLASWAVQTSAADMKQQQEANRMAESETVQELKDALHFATQELKTAKEENAYLKEKIAVLEDAHKMEVSRLQEELKLKDEALQRCVKKRRARTKAWVELLHESTIKDMEINTREQHWSSKWQSTEKSLKEEKKKVEELQIKNKLLFEKLQENLDKWKNVLQELAPNADHQEETLETNSHEEKLENHEGEEEGTDKPRKDKKKQEEKEEKQETEEEIEGNLERKSDEKMEDKTATEDLNPNLCLVPIPLTPSNSCPLPPVPTPQLNPSASSLPYPLSRALSYSSPSSYSLRHTLSLHTFPQSSSQPYSVSRAPSYYLPLFSKPVQPLNSNEIFDLLFCSF from the exons ATGGACCCAACGTTTGTCTCAGAAAATCTG GCATCTTGGGCAGTGCAGACGAGCGCTGCTGATatgaaacagcagcaggaagCTAACAGGATGGCTGAAAGTGAAACGGTGCAAGAATTAAAAGATGCACTCCATTTTGCCACTCAGGAGTTGAAGACTGCAAAGGAGGAAAATGCATACTTAAAGGAGAAGATTGCCGTCCTTGAAGATGCTCACAAAATGGAAGTGAGTAGGCTCCAAGAAGAGCTCAAACTCAAGGATGAGGCGCTTCAAAGATGTGTGAAGAAAAGAAGAGCTCGAACCAAAGCCTGGGTAGAACTCCTGCATGAATCGACGATAAAAGACATGGAGATAAACACCAGGGAACAACACTGGAGCAGCAAGTGGCAATCAACCGAGAAGAGCCtgaaagaggagaagaaaaaagtggAGGAGCTCCAAATTAAGAACAAGCTTCTGTTTGAGAAATTACAGGAAAATCTGGACAAATGGAAGAACGTCCTTCAG GAGCTTGCACCCAATGCTGACCACCAGGAAGAAACCCTGGAAACAAATTCCCATgaggaaaaactggaaaacCACGAGGGAGAAGAGGAGGGAACGGACAAACCAAGAAAGGACAAGAAAAAGCaggaagaaaaggaggaaaagcAGGAGACAGAAGAGGAGATCGAAGGAAACCTCGAGAGAAAAAGTGACGAGAAGATGGAAGATAAAACAGCAACTGAAGATCTAAACCCAAACCTCTGCCTGGTTCCCATCCCTCTCACTCCCTCCAACTCTTGCCCTTTACCCCCTGTCCCTACACCCCAACTCAACCCCTCTGCCTCCTCCCTACCTTACCCACTCTCTCGTGCCCTTTCCTACTCTTCACCCAGCTCGTATTCTTTACGCCACACCCTTAGTCTCCACACCTTCCCCCAATCCTCCTCCCAACCTTACTCGGTCTCTCGTGCTCCCTCCTACTATTTACCCTTGTTTTCCAAACCTGTGCAGCCCCTAAACTCTAATGAAATTTTTGATCtgcttttttgttcattttaa
- the LOC109195686 gene encoding eukaryotic translation initiation factor 5B-like — MDPTFVSENLASWAVQTSAADMKQQQEANRMAESETVQELKDALHFATQELKTAKEENAYLKEKIAVLEDAHKMEVSRLQEELKLKDEALQRCVKKRRARTKAWVELLHESTIKDMEINTREQHWSSKWQSTEKSLKEEKKKVEELQIKNKLLFEKLQENLDKWKNVLQELAPNADHQEETLETNSHEEKLESHEGEEEGTDKPRKDKKKQEEKEEKQETEEEIEGNLERKSDEKMEDKTATEDLNPNLCLVPIPLTPSDSCPLPPAPTPQLNPSASSLPYPLSRALSYSTPSSYSLRHTLSLHTFPQSSSQPYSVSRAPSYYLPLFSKPVQPLNSNEIFDLLFCSF, encoded by the exons ATGGACCCAACGTTTGTCTCAGAAAATCTG GCATCTTGGGCAGTGCAGACGAGCGCTGCTGATatgaaacagcagcaggaagCTAACAGGATGGCTGAAAGTGAAACGGTGCAAGAATTAAAAGATGCACTCCATTTTGCCACTCAGGAGTTGAAGACTGCAAAGGAGGAAAATGCATACTTAAAGGAGAAGATTGCCGTCCTTGAAGATGCTCACAAAATGGAAGTGAGTAGGCTCCAAGAAGAGCTCAAACTCAAGGATGAGGCGCTTCAAAGATGTGTGAAGAAAAGAAGAGCTCGAACCAAAGCCTGGGTAGAACTCCTGCATGAATCGACGATAAAAGACATGGAGATAAACACCAGGGAACAACACTGGAGCAGCAAGTGGCAATCAACCGAGAAGAGCCtgaaagaggagaagaaaaaagtggAGGAGCTCCAAATTAAGAACAAGCTTCTGTTTGAGAAATTACAGGAAAATCTGGACAAATGGAAGAACGTCCTTCAG GAGCTTGCACCCAATGCTGACCACCAGGAAGAAACCCTGGAAACAAATTCCCATGAGGAAAAATTGGAAAGCCACGAGGGAGAAGAGGAGGGAACGGACAAACCAAGAAAGGACAAGAAAAAGCaggaagaaaaggaggaaaagcAGGAGACAGAAGAGGAGATCGAAGGAAACCTCGAGAGAAAAAGTGACGAGAAGATGGAAGATAAAACAGCAACTGAAGATCTAAACCCAAACCTCTGCCTGGTTCCCATCCCTCTCACTCCCTCCGACTCTTGCCCTTTACCACCTGCCCCTACACCCCAACTCAACCCCTCTGCCTCCTCCCTACCTTACCCACTCTCTCGTGCCCTTTCCTACTCTACACCCAGCTCGTATTCTTTACGCCACACCCTTAGTCTCCACACCTTCCCCCAATCCTCCTCCCAACCTTACTCGGTCTCTCGTGCTCCCTCCTACTATTTACCCTTGTTTTCCAAACCTGTGCAGCCCCTAAACTCTAATGAAATTTTTGATCtgcttttttgttcattttaa